The Deinococcus aerophilus region GGCTGCTGACCCGCCGGCATGGCAGCGGGACGTTCGTGGCCCCGCCCGCCTCCGAGACGCGCCCGTCGCGGCCCCTGGGTCTGCTGAGTTCCTTTTCCGAGGATGTGCGCTCGCGGGGGCAGACGCCGGGGGCACAGGTCCTGGCCTTCGAGCTGGGCCGTCCCACCCCCCAGGAGGCCATGAGTCTGGCCCTGTCGCCCGGCGAGGGCGTCTACCGGCTGCGCCGCCTGCGCACCTCCAGCGGTGAGCCCCTGGCGGTCGAGGACAGCACCCTGCCCGCCGCGCTCGTCGGCTCCCTGAGTGCGCCCGACGTGACCGACGCCAGCCTGTACGCCCTGCTGGGTGCCCGGGGTCTGGGGCCGCGGCGGGCGATCCGGCACCTGCGGGCCGTCAACGCCGATCCTCAGCTGGCCGGGCTGCTCGGCGTCCCGGTGGGCGCGGCGCTGCTCGCCACCGAGCGGGTCTCGTGGACGACCGGCGGGCGGCCGGTCGAGTATGCCCGTGCCCACTACCGCGGTGACCGCTACGACTTCGTGATGGAATTGCACGGGGAGCCCGAGTGAACCGCGCTCCCCGGGTTCTTGGCCTGATGAGCGGAACCTCTGCCGACGGCATTGACGCCGCGCTGCTGGAATTGCCCGGCTGGCCCGCGCTGAACCCGAAGGGGGGAGAGGCTTTTCCTGCGCTGCCGCCGGGCGTGCCGCGCGGTCGGGTGGTTGCCCACACCATTACCCCCTACGCGCCCGAGCTGCGCGCGCAGGTGCTGAGGGCCATGCGTGGCGGGCTGGACACGGCACAATTGACCCAGCTGCACTGGGCGCTGGGCGAGGCGCTGGCCGGGGCAGCACAGACCCTGGCGGCGGACGCCGACGTGATCGCGTGCCACGGCCAGACCGTGCAGCACCATCCCCGGCCCGAGGCGGCACGCGGGTGGGCGCGGCCCGCCACGCTGCAGCTCGGCGAGGCCGCCGTGATCGCCGAAACCTGTGGCCGTCCGGTGGTCTCGGATTTCCGGCCGGCCGACCTCGCGGCGGGGGGGGTGGGGGCGCCGCTGGTCCCCTTCGCCGACTGGGCACTGTTCGCTGAAACGGGAGTGAACCGGGTGATTCTGAATTTGGGCGGCCTCGCCAACCTGACTTTCCTGCAGAGCACGGACCCGGCTGGAGTGGTCGCCTTCGATACCGGTCCCGGCAATTGCCTGCTCGACGAAATCGCTGCCCGTATGGGCCAGACCTGTGATGACGGGGGCCGTCTGGCCGCCGCCGGAACGGCACACGCCGCGACCCTGCGGGCGTGGCTCGCCCACCCCGAGCTGTCCGTGCCCCCACCCAAGGCCACCGGGCGCGAGGTCTGGTCCCTGGACCGACTGCCCGTTCCGGACCTGTCTGTGCCCGATCTGGCGGCCACCGCAACTGCCTTTACCGCACAGACTGTGGCAGACGCGATTCACCGCTTTCTGCCCGCGCCGCCCGACGAGGTGGTCGTGGCCGGGGGCGGGGCCCGGAACCCCAGCGTGATGCGTGAGCTGGCCGCCCGTCTTGCGCCGGTGCCGTTGAAAACCTTTGCCGACCTGGGCTGGAACGCCCACGGTTTTACCGACGCCACCCGCGAGGCGGCGGCCTTTGCGCTGCTGGGCTATGCCCGCGTGCAGGGCTGGGCGAACACCCTGCCGCACACCACCGGAGCGCGCCGGGCCGTCTGCGCGGGCAAACTGAGTCTTCCCAACCCCGGAGCGTCCTCATGACCCTGGATTCGCGCCGCACCGAGGGTGTTCACCCCGACCATCCCGATCTGGACCGCCTGGAGGTCTCCGAACTGGTGCGCGTGCTCGCCGGGGACCAGGCCGGGGCGCTGCGGGCGGTGGGGGCAGCGGTCCCGGCGCTGGCCCGCGCGGTGGAGGCCGCCCTGCCCCGGCTCACGCAGGGCGGGCGGCTGGTGTATGTGGGGGCGGGCACCAGCGGGCGGCTGGGGGTGCTGGACGCCACCGAGCTGACCCCCACCTTTTCGTGGCCCCGCGAGCGTGCCGTTCCGCTGATCGCCGGGGGAGCGCGGGCCATCCGCGAGGCCGTCGAGGGGGCCGAGGATGACCACGCCCTCGGTGGGCGCGACGTGCAGGCGATAGGCATCTGCGACACCGACGTCCTGATCGCCATCGCCGCCAGCGGCACCACACCCTACGTGCTGGGCGCGGTGGAGGAGGGCCGCCGGGCCAGGGCGCTGACGGTGGGCCTGGCGAACAATGCGGACACGCCGCTGCTCCGGGCGGTGGACTGCCCGGTGCTGCTGGACACGGGTGAGGAGGTGATCAGCGGCAGCACCCGCCTGAAGGCCGGCACCGCCCAGAAAATCGCGCTGAATACCTTTTCCAGCGCCGTGATGGTGCGGCTGGGCAAGGTCTACGGCAACCTGATGGTGGACGTCCGGACAAGCAACGCCAAGCTGGAGGGCCGCGCCGTGCGGCTGGTGCGGCATGCCACCGGCGCGGGGGAAGCTGAGGCGCAGCGGGCGCTGGCCGACGCCGCCGGAAACGTCAAGGTCGCCATCGTGACGTTGCTGCTGGGCATCCCGGCGACCGAGGCCATAACCCGACTGGCGGCCCACGGCGGCCATGCCCGCGCCGCCCTGGAGGCGGAATGAAGCCGGAACGTCCTGCAGCTTCCCCAAAGACCGATCTGATTCCGTCCCGCACCCGCGAGTTGCTGCACGCCGCCACCGAGACGGGGGGCGTGCCCGGCGCCGCGCTGGGAGTGGTGAATGCGGAAGGGGAGCGGGCAACCCTGATTCTGGGCCACGCGCAGCTTCAACCCGAACAGATTGCGCTGGGGGCCGACACCCTGTTTGATCTGGCAAGCCTGACCAAGCCGCTGTTCACGGCCCGCACGGTGCTGCGCGCTGTGGAGGACGGTCGCCTGGATCTGGACGATTCCCTGGGAGCCCATCTTCCCGAGCTTGCGTGGATGCAGGACACGGCGCTGCGCACCCGTACCCTGCGCGGGCTCCTGACACATACTGCGGGCCTGCCCGCCTGGGCCCCGCTGTATACCTGGGGCGACGGGCCGACCATCCGCGCCCGCGTGCTGCAGGAGCCGTGGACGCTGTCCACGCCGGGCGAGGTGGTGTACTCGGACCTGGGGTACATCCTGCTGGGACGGGTGCTGGAGCGGGTGTACCAGCGCGCCCTGCGGGACTTTTCGCTGGACCCAGGTCTGACCTTCACCCCGGACGCGGCCCGCTGCGCGCCCACCGAGCAGTGCGCGTGGCGGGAACGCCTGCTGCGCGGCGAGACCCATGACGAGAACGCGGCGGCACTGGGCGGGGTGGCGGGCCACGCGGGGCTGTTCGGCACACTGGACGGTGTGCTCGCCCAGGCAGAGCAGGTGCTGTGCGGCGGCTGGCTGTCTCCTGCCGCTCAGGCAGAGGCGCTGCGCGTTCAGGCGCACGGACGGACGCTGGCCTTCGTGGCGGCGCAGCCTGGATGGAGTGGGGGCAGCCTGGGCAGCCCGGCGGCGGTGGGCCATACCGGCTTTACCGGAACCGGGCTGTGGGTGGACCCGGCGCGGGGCCTGGCCTGGACACTGCTGACCCACCGGGTCCATCCCACCCGTCACAGCGGCTTTGACATCCAGGGATTGCGCCGGGCCGTGGGCAACACCTTACTGGCCGCCCGGTCCGGGACAGCCCGCTGAGGGGTCACCCGCCGGGTTTGCACCTGCGGTACAGAACGCCGGGCGCAAACCTGACACAATGCGTTCACCCATGATTGATGAATTTGCCGTAAATGAGCTGTTGACCCCCGACGAGAGACTGGTCCGTGAAAGCGTGCGCGCCTACTGCGACGCCGAACTGATGCCCCGGATTGCCGGCTGGTGGGATGACGGAGAACTGCCCGTGCGTGACGTGATGCGCGGCTTCGGGGAGATGGGCCTGCTGGGGCCGACCACTCCCGAGGAGTACGGCGGGGCCGGCGTGTCCTACAGCGCCTACGGCGCGATGATGTACGAGCTGGAGCGGGTGGACAGCGGCCTGCGCAGCGCTGCGAGCGTGCAGGGCAGCCTGGTCATGTTTCCCATCTTCACCTACGGCAGCGACGAACAGAAGCGCCGCTGGCTGCCGGGCCTGGCTTCCGGTGAACTGATCGGCTGCTTCGGCCTGACCGAGCCCGACGGCGGCTCGGACCCCGGCGCGATGCGGACGCGGGCGCGCAAGGATGGTGACGAGTACGTCCTGAACGGCAACAAAATGTGGATCACCAACAGCCCGCAGGCCGACGTGGCGGTGGTGTGGGCCAAGGACGACGACGGCGTGATCCGGGGCTTTATCGTGCCCACCGATACGCCGGGGTTCAACGCTCCGCAGATTCACCGCAAGATGAGCCTGCGCGCCAGCGTGACCGGCGAGATCGTGCTGGAGGACTGCCGGATTCCCGCCGCCAATCTGCTTCCCGGCAGCCAGGGCCTGAAGAGCCCGCTGTCGTGTCTGACCAGCGCCCGCTTTGGCATCGCCTGGGGAGCCATGGGCGCGCTGGAAGCGGTGCTGCAGACGGCACTGGACTACACGGTGGACCGTACCACCTTCGGCAAGCCCATCGCGTCCCGTCAGCTGGTGCAGGACAAGCTGGTGCGCATGGCGACCGACCACAGCCTGGGCCTTCTGCTGGCGTGGCGGCTGGGGGTCCTCAAGGATGCCGGGCGCATGAATTACGCCCAGGTCAGCTATGCCAAGCGCAACAATGTGCGGGTGGCGCTGCAGGGTGCCCGCCTGGCGCGCGAGATGCTGGGCGGCAACGGCATTACCACCGAGTATCCGGTGATCCGCCACATGCTGAACCTCGAGACGGTGGATACCTACGAGGGCACCCACGACATTCATACCCTGATCGTGGGACGTCACCTGACCGGCCAGGGCGCACTGGAATAAACTTCTAGAATATATATCCAATTAAATTCAGTGGTACAAAAGCTGAGGACCCTGGGTATCTGGGCGAGCCCGGGGTCCTCAGGGCGAGGCAACGGACCACGCAGGAGCATCCGGCGTTGTGTCTGACGGTGCCACAGATCCGCTCCCTGGGTACGGGTCGGCTGCGTCAGGCAGGTTCAGTGGCAACTTTCACTTTGCGCTCAGTGCTCATGGCGCAGTTCACCGGCCACCCTGAACTGTGCCGACTGGAGCATTTCTGCTCAGTTCAGCAGGGTGCCGCGAATGCCCTGGGCGCAGGCCATGCGGTGCTGGACGTCCTGCAGGTCCAGCACGCCGTGTTCGCGCAGGCCCGCCGCCACCACGCCGATCTCGGCCCACGCACGGCGAAGCGAGGTGCGGGTGCGGGCGCTCAGGACGGTCAGGTAGGCGTCCACGGCTTCACGCTCCTCCGGCTCGGTCAGGGCGGCGTCCAGCAGGGCACGGGCGTCGCGGCCCGGGGCCACCGGAGGCAAGCCCAGCATCCCGGCGGCCATGGGGGCCGCAAGCGCGGTCATGACCACGTCTTCCATCAGCCCCCGGTTGGCACGCATGGCCTGCAGATCGGGTGCCAGGGCATAACGCACGGCCGGACCATCCGCCAGCGAAACCGATTCGATGCGCAGTGGCGCGCGGCCCGACAACTGCGCCAGCACTGCCTCGGCAGCGGCCAGCGTGGCAGCGTCGTGCAGATCGGGAAGGGCGGTCGTGGATGCAGGGAAAGGAGTCAGTCTGGGCATAATTCCGAGTTCTCTGGTCAGGATTAAAGCACACATGAACGCGGATGAAAAGGTCAGCCAAAGCAAAAGCTCCCACAGTGAGGAGCCTTGGCCGGACGACGGGCGCGGTGAAGGTTACTGCTGCGTGCGCGGCTGCTCGCCCTGGGCATCCTTGCTGGGCGAGAAAGTCAGGCACTGGGCCTGTCCGGCGCTCATGCTGACCTCGATCTGCCCGGCGGTGCATTTCTGGTCGTTGTTGAAACGGCAGGAGGTGGCGTCGCAGCGGCTGACCGTGGTGTTTTCATTCATGCCTGCACCCTAGACATTCTGGAACGGCTTTTCAGTGTTCTGCTGCGTCATGTAATCAGACCCGAGTGATCAATCAGGGTGGTTTAGTCGGGTATCGGGAACGCCGAATTATGGCGCTGGCGACAGCCTTTTGCAGCTCCCTCTATTTTCCGGTGAGCTCAAGGTAAAGCATGGAAAAAGCCGGGGACATGGCATTATCCCGGCCACGTTAAAGACAGTCCGGCTCAGGTCTGTCCAGTGACCCCACGTTATCGCTGGCACAGCTCACGCGTCTTCAGCGCCCCGGCGGCGAAGAACGGGCCAGTCACGGCCACCCCGAAACCGATCTGGAGGAGAGTATGCCCTTCCTGGTGACGGGCAGGCCCAGACCGGCGCACAGGGGGAAAGGCAGCGGCTGCACGGGCAGCCTGGCCTGCCACTGGAAGACCGTCACACCTACGCCGAGCACCAGAGTCATTCCCACCGCTGTGTCGCTCAGCCGGGAGGCCACGGCCGCGCGTTGTAACGCCCAACACAGCCAGGCCTCACCGCTGCGTCCTGTCCGTTCAAGGCAGAATCAGCCGCAGCCAGTGAACGAGTGACGCTCGGCTACACCAACGCGGTCTTTCAGGTGCCGTTTCTGTAGCAGAGAAGCCATTAGCTGACTCGGCAGTACACGGCCCAGATGAAGCCGATGTGTACGAACCTCGTGGAGCTGCAAGGTCTGCCGAAGAATCCAGGTGCCTGTGTGGTCGTGGCAGACGTCTGTGTGGCAGTGTACGGTGTTCGCTGGATTTGAGTGCTGTCTGGCAGGTACGATTGAGGTATTTTCGTGTTCGCGAGAGCCCCTGCCCTGTCATGATGGCCCGCAAGATGGGAGACGACGCACACGCCGCCGCCAATGCGGCGCAGCTTCGCCTCCTGCTGGCAGACCTGGGGCTCATCCCGGCTCCACTCTGCCGTGAGTACTTTGCAGTCATGCGCCCCGCTGACCTGACCCCAGTGGAAATCGCTGACCAGCTTGCCCGGATGTACCACGCCGACAGCGGCCAGAAAGAGAATGCTCCCTCAGGCGAGGAGCGCACGGCCCTGGCCGCTTACCTGGGCTGCCACGACGACGTGAGAGAGGAAGCGTGGGCAGTATGGTGCGGCCGACTGGCCCCAACAAGGCGGAATGACGCCGCGTACTGGCTGAACGTCGGGTTCATCGAGCCGTGTCTGGAAGGTCGGCCGGTCTGAGTCTGGCGGTTCATCACATGCTCTTGGATTGCTCGCTGTTCACGGGCACCTGACAGGCCACTCCTTTCTGCTCGGCTTCTCAGGGTCCTTCTTTTGGGCGCCACGTCACCAGCACACCGGTCCATCTTCTGTCAGAACCATGAAACACGTCGTGTCCTACGGTGCCGTCAATGACCGGTGCCCCCTTGCCCGCTGACGAATATGCTCGGCTGCTCGATCTGGCCTCGTACGACATTCTCGACACTCCGCGCGAGGCGGCCTTCGACCGAATCGCCCGCCTGACGGCCCGCGTTCTGGCCACGCCCATCGCGCTGATCAATTTCGTAGATGAGGACCGGTTGTGGAGCAAGGCGTCTGTGGGTCTGGACGGTGTGGTCGCCCCGCGGGACGACTCGTTTTGCTCGTGGACCATCCTGCAGAGCGGCCCGCTGACCATCGAGGACGTTCGGGCAGACCTGCGCTTTGCCCACACCCCGTTGGTGGTGGGGGAGCCGCACGTTCAGATGTACGCCGGCACTCCGCTGACCACCCCGGCCGGACAGCACATCGGTACGCTGTGCGTGATGGATGACCGGCCCCGCGCGTTGTCGGCCCCCGACCTGCAGGCGTTGCAGGACCTCGCCGATCTGGTGGTCAGCGAGCTGGAACTGCGCGCCCGCAACCTCGCCCTGGACCGTGAACTGGACGCCCAGGCCCAGCGCGGCGCCGACCTGCAACGAATGGTGGATCAGGCGCAGGTGCTCGAAGCCGTGGCGCAGCTGATGGACCAGGAGCTGAGTCCCGAGGAGATGATCCTGGCTGCGTCCGCGCTGCTGGGCGAGGCGTTGGCCGCGGACTACACCGGCCTGATCGCCTTTGAGGGCGAGAACCTGAGCGTCCGGGCGGCCTACCACCATCCCCGCATGACGCCCGAGGCACGGGCCGTGGCAGACCGTCTGTCGGTCTTGCCCAGGGCGCTGACCTGGCGTCTGCGGGACATCACCACGTCCGTGTACATCGAGGATTATCCCGACCAAGTGGGTGCCCTGGCAGAGGTCGTGGACGCTGGAATTCAGCAGGTGGCGTGGGTGCCGCTGGGTCAGTGTGTGGAAGGCAGCGCGCTGCTGCTGGTGGTGCGCCTGCAGGGCAGCGAGGTCTGTGGCTGGCGCGGCAGTGACCGGGCGCTGCTGGAATCGGCGGGGCGCAGCGTTCGCAGCGCGCTGCGCCGGCAGGGCGAGATGCAGCTGGCCTGGCAGGCCGCTCGCCAGGACGCGCTGACCGGGGTACTCAACCGCCGGGCGCTGAGCGAGGACCTAACGCAGTGGCAGGCCACCGGGCGGCCGTTCGTGCTCGCCGGCCTGGACCTGGACGGCCTGAAGGCGGTCAACGATCAGGAGGGGCACGCCCGGGGCGACCAATTGCTGCAGGTATTCGCCGCCACCCTGAAGGTGGAACTGGGTGGGGCGGGGAAGGTGTACCGGGTGGGCGGAGATGAGTTCGTGACGCTGGGCACAGGGGACGAGGAACAGGTGCTCGAGGCGGTGGACACCGCCGTGCTCACGGCGCGTCAGGTGGCGCCGCTGCGGGGCGCGAGCGTGGGGGTGGCCCACAGCCGTGAGGCGTCCGGGGACGCGCTGCTCGCCCTGGCCGACGAACGCATGTACGCGGTCAAGCGGCGCAGACACGCGGCGCGGTTGACCGAGGCGGTGTGCTGACTCCCCCCGGGCGCCGGGCGGCTGCAGGCACGCCGTGCACCATCACCGAACAGCAAGACGCACCCGCGCCGCTGTGGCGGGGTGCTCCGAAGTGGTTTGATGCGGGACACCGTTCCGGGGCGTGGTCCAGACGTGCCCCCGGTAGGGGAGAGCTCAGCTCGATGCCGGGCCCACCGCCTCACTGCGGCGTGAGGTAGCGCCTGGGCTGGGTGGACACGGCCAGAGAAGCGACCTGCACGGCAAACCCGGCCGCCGCCTCGGTGCCCTGCTGGCGGCTCAGGGCATGCAGGTAGGCGGCGTTCCAGATGTCGCCGGCCCCCACCGTGTCGCTGACCTGAACGGCCGGCGCCGCATGCACGGTCACCCGCCCGCGGTGGTGAAGCACAACGCCGCTGGCTCCGCATTTGACGACCAGAGTGCCCTCAGGAGGCAGGTGGGCGGCGAGCGCATCGGCGGCGCGCCGCACCTCGGTCTCGTCGGCGAGGGCCAGCGCTTCGAGATCGTTGATCAGCAGGTGCTGGGTTCGGGGCAACCAGCTCAGCACCTCGCGCCGCAGCTGGGGCGTATACCCTCCATCGGGCCAGCCCATGTCGAGCGCCACCTGCGTCCCGGCGCGCTCGAAATGCGTCAGCAGCTCGGGGTACTGGCGGCGGAGTTCCGGGGTCAGAAAGGCCCCGGCGAGCAGGACAAAGTGACTGCCCGGCAGGTGGGGGCGCAACACCTCCCACCTCAGGTCCGCGAGATGACCCAGCTGGGTCAGGAAGGTCCGTTCCCCGTCGGGATGGCTCACGGCGACCGTCACCGAGGTGGGTCCGGGGTGGGAAATCCAGGTCAGGGGTCCAGCGGGAAGCTGCCGCCGGAGCCACTCGCCCGCCAGATCGTTTCCCACGGTGCTGATCACCGCGTGGTCGGTCCCCAGCGCGGCGCACGCGACGGCGGCGTTTCCGGCGTTGCCGCCGACGCGCCACTGCAACTCCTCGACCAGAACCTCTGTGCCGCGCTGGGGCCACTCCCCGAGGGGACCCACGATCAGGTCCACATTGATGTTGCCCAGAATGACCAGGTCGCGGGTCACGCCGGTTCCCCTTGCAGGGCGGCCGGGCGGAATTCAACGTCCAGGCCAGCGAAGAGATCGTTCATGGGATACTCGGGCACCGGGGAGCGAATGCCGCCGAGGCTGAAGGTCTCCGTGTGCATCAGGGGTGCGAACTGCTCCTCGGTGAGGGTGCCCAGGGTGCTGAGCGGTCCGGTCTGGGTACGGTGCGAGAACAGCGCGGCCCGTTTCCGGGCCGCCTGGCTGCGGATGTCGATGCGGGCGGCAATGGTGCAGTCGCACACTGCATACGTCTCCGGCTCCAGGCCCTCGAGCACTCCCAGCGGGCGTCCACTCTGCAGGCGCAGCATTTCCTCGCGGCTCTGAACGGTGTAGAACAGCCGCTGCACCCGCACCTGCCGGAACCCGCTGCTGGCGTAGGCGGCGGTGGCGACGCGGTGGGCGATCAGGTGGTCGGGATGGCCGTACATGCCGTGTGGATCGAACGTCAGCATGATCTGGGGGTGGGTGGCCTCGATCACCTCCAGAATCCGGCGTTCCATCTCAGTGGGGTCCGCGTTGATGGTCGCCAGCGGATCGTCGCGGCGCAGCCGGTCGCCCCGTCCGCTGTCGTGGTAATCCAGAAAGATGGGGGGGTGGATGCCCAGGGTGGCGCAGGCGTCTTTCAGCTCCTGCGCCCGCTGGGGGGCGATCTCCACCTCGCCCAGGGCCGGATCGGTGTTGCGCCCGGCCTCGCCGCGCGTGAGGCAGATTAGGTGAACCTGCGCCCCCCGCGCTGCGTACAGCGCCAGCGTTCCGCCGCAGCGCAGCGCCTCGTCGTCCGGATGGGCGAACACGGCCAGAAGGGAAGCGGGGGCGCTCATCCCTTCATGCCCGTCAGCACAATGCCGTCGATGATCTGTTTCTGGAAGATGGCGAAGACGATCAGGACCGGAATCACCGCCAGGCTGCTCGCCGCCATGATCAGGCCCCACTGGGTGCCCGCCTCGCCGTTGAACAGCGCCGTGCCCACCGGCAGCGTGCGGAACTCGGGTTTCTGAATGACGATCAGCGGCCACAGGAAAGCGTTCCAGTTGCCCAGGAAGGTAAAGATCGCCAGGCTCGCCAGTGCCGGGCGGACGAGCGGCAGGGCGATGCGCCAGAAGATGCCGAACTCGCTCATGCCGTCGATGCGCGCCGCTTCGAGCAGGTCATCGGGCAGCGTCTCGAAGAACTGCCGCATCAGAAAGACCCCGAAAGCGCTGATCAGTCCCGGGAACATGATCGCGAAGTACGCGCCGGGGGTGCTCCGGGTCAACTGCAGGTCGCTGACGCCCACGAACCACGGAATGACGAGCATCTCGGTGGGAATCATTAGAGTGGACAGGATCAGGATGAAGATCAGGTTCTTGCCGGGAAAGTCGAACTTGGCCAGGGTGTACCCGACGAGCGAGTCGAAGAACAGCACGCTGGCGGTGGTCACCCCGGCCACCAGCAGGCTGTTGGCAAACCACTGCAGGAACCGGGTTTCCAGCAGCACCTGACGGTAGTTGTCGAGCGTGGGCACAGCGGGCAAAAAGGCGAGGTTGAACAGTTCCTGAAAGCTCTTGAGGCTGGTCAGCAGCATCCACGCGAAGGGAAACAGCGTGACCACGATGCCGACGGTCAGGACGACATAGGCCAGGAGGACGGGGGTATTGAGGCGGCGGCGCGGGCGGGGCTGGCCGCTCACGGCGGCGGGCCGCTCTTCGGGGCGGGCGGGATGGGTGGTCATGCGGGCTCCACGGAAGGGCGCTGCCCGGAAAGCGTGGCCTGCGGCCGGAATGAACTCCGGTTCACAGGTCGTACCGCCGGGTCAGGAAGCGCAGCTGAATCAGGGTAATGGCCAGGATGATCACGAACAGCACCACGGTGATGGCCGAGGCGTAGCCCATCTGGTAGCGGCCGAAGGCGATCTGGTAGATGTACAGCGCCACGGTCATGGTGCTGCCCAGCGGGCCGCCCTGGTCGGTGAAGTTCAGGTTGACGACCTGGGTGAACAGCTGTAGATAGGAGATGGTGCCGGTGACCACGCTGAAGACGATGGTGGGGTTGAGCAGCGGCAGCGTGATCTTCCAGAAGGCCTGCGTGCCGTTCGCGCCGTCGATCTCGGCGGCCTCGTAGTAGCTGCGCGGAATGGCCGCGAGACCGGCGAGGAACAGCACGATCTGAAAGCCCAGGTTCTGCCACACCACCAGGGCCGCCGTGGTGGCCAGCGCCTGCGAGGGCGAGGTCAGGAAGTTCTGCGGCGGAATGTTCAGCCAGATCAGGAAGGTGTTGATCGGACCGAATTGCGGGCTGAACAGCCACTGCCAGACCCACGCGGCGGCCACGATGGGGGTCACGTAGGGAGCGAAGTACAGCGCCCGGAACAGGCCCCGCAGCGCCTGGATGCGGTTGAGCATCAGTGCCACCACCAGCCCCAGGGCGATCTGGGCCGGAACGCCGATCACCGCGTACAGTGCCGTGTTGCGCAGTGACTGTCCGAACTTCTCATCGGCGAACAGGCGCTCGTAGTTCTCGAGGCCGACGAAGGGCTGCTGCTCTTTAAGGATGTTCCAGTCGAACACGCTCAGGCGCAGGGCGGAGAGGGTGGGCAAAAAGCGCACGATCAGAAAGAAGATCAGCGGAACGAGCAGGAAGGTGTAGGCCGTACGGGCCTGATGCCGGCGCATCGAGCCGCCCCGGCGGGGCCTGGGAGGGGAAGTGGGCGCCGTGCGGGTCACGGGGTCCCTGGGCGGACATGGAGTCTGGGCATCTCAACCTCTGGAGCGGAGTGATGGAGGGCCTGCGGGGACACGGCGGGGCGTGGAAGGACGACGCGCCTCCACCTCCCCCCGGACGGCGCCGGAGGGGAGGCGGCGGCGCGGGCCGCCGAACGCCTTACTTGTAGTAGCTGTTGAGGATCTTCTGCTCGTCGGCGGCGGCCTGCTTGATGGCGTCGGCCGGTTTGGCGCCCTTGAGCAGCACCGTGTTGATCGCGTCCACCCAGGCCTTGCGCTGCCCGGCTTCGTCCACGAACAGCGTGGAGTGCGCGAACGGCAGCGAGCCCACGAAGGCCCCGAACACCGGGTCCTTGCGCAGCGACGCGTCGCCCGCCAGCTTGCGGCTCGCCGGAATCTCGCCCACCGAGTCCAGCCAAGTGCGCTGGGTGGTCTCGCTGGTCAGGAACTTGAGGAACTTCACGGCCGCGTCGAGCTTTTCGCCCTTGGCATTCTTGGTGATGCCGTTGACCCAGTACGACCCGAAGTTGCTGCGGACGCCGTTGTCCTTCATCACCGGCAGCGGGATGACGCCCCACTCGAACTTGGCCCCGTTCTTGATGGTGTTGATGGCGAAGGAACCGTCGATGATCATGCCGACCTTGCCGGCGATAAAGGCGTCGCGGTAGCTGTTGTTGCCGGGGAAGAAGTTGGGCACGCCCAGCTTGTACTTGGTCTGCAGGTCGGTGTAGAAGGCCATGGCCTTGCGCCCGGCGTCGCTGTCGTAGGTGGCCGTCTTGCCGTCCTTGC contains the following coding sequences:
- a CDS encoding extracellular solute-binding protein, coding for MKKLLTLALGLSLASASAAPVTLTYWQYDYASKVSTMNELIKKFEAANPDIKIKQETFPYDAYNQKVASSVPAGQGPDVVNLFYGWLPQYVDSGYLQPLPAKDFPIKKIESDFVPMIQTSKMDGKYYALPISVRTLAVFYNKDLFKAARLTPPRTWEDFIAAGAKIVKGAPPRFTTLGFGIQPDGQDYHMVREVLVRQFGGTPYSKDGKTATYDSDAGRKAMAFYTDLQTKYKLGVPNFFPGNNSYRDAFIAGKVGMIIDGSFAINTIKNGAKFEWGVIPLPVMKDNGVRSNFGSYWVNGITKNAKGEKLDAAVKFLKFLTSETTQRTWLDSVGEIPASRKLAGDASLRKDPVFGAFVGSLPFAHSTLFVDEAGQRKAWVDAINTVLLKGAKPADAIKQAAADEQKILNSYYK
- a CDS encoding carbohydrate ABC transporter permease; protein product: MTTHPARPEERPAAVSGQPRPRRRLNTPVLLAYVVLTVGIVVTLFPFAWMLLTSLKSFQELFNLAFLPAVPTLDNYRQVLLETRFLQWFANSLLVAGVTTASVLFFDSLVGYTLAKFDFPGKNLIFILILSTLMIPTEMLVIPWFVGVSDLQLTRSTPGAYFAIMFPGLISAFGVFLMRQFFETLPDDLLEAARIDGMSEFGIFWRIALPLVRPALASLAIFTFLGNWNAFLWPLIVIQKPEFRTLPVGTALFNGEAGTQWGLIMAASSLAVIPVLIVFAIFQKQIIDGIVLTGMKG
- a CDS encoding PIG-L deacetylase family protein, which encodes MSAPASLLAVFAHPDDEALRCGGTLALYAARGAQVHLICLTRGEAGRNTDPALGEVEIAPQRAQELKDACATLGIHPPIFLDYHDSGRGDRLRRDDPLATINADPTEMERRILEVIEATHPQIMLTFDPHGMYGHPDHLIAHRVATAAYASSGFRQVRVQRLFYTVQSREEMLRLQSGRPLGVLEGLEPETYAVCDCTIAARIDIRSQAARKRAALFSHRTQTGPLSTLGTLTEEQFAPLMHTETFSLGGIRSPVPEYPMNDLFAGLDVEFRPAALQGEPA
- a CDS encoding sensor domain-containing diguanylate cyclase; its protein translation is MTGAPLPADEYARLLDLASYDILDTPREAAFDRIARLTARVLATPIALINFVDEDRLWSKASVGLDGVVAPRDDSFCSWTILQSGPLTIEDVRADLRFAHTPLVVGEPHVQMYAGTPLTTPAGQHIGTLCVMDDRPRALSAPDLQALQDLADLVVSELELRARNLALDRELDAQAQRGADLQRMVDQAQVLEAVAQLMDQELSPEEMILAASALLGEALAADYTGLIAFEGENLSVRAAYHHPRMTPEARAVADRLSVLPRALTWRLRDITTSVYIEDYPDQVGALAEVVDAGIQQVAWVPLGQCVEGSALLLVVRLQGSEVCGWRGSDRALLESAGRSVRSALRRQGEMQLAWQAARQDALTGVLNRRALSEDLTQWQATGRPFVLAGLDLDGLKAVNDQEGHARGDQLLQVFAATLKVELGGAGKVYRVGGDEFVTLGTGDEEQVLEAVDTAVLTARQVAPLRGASVGVAHSREASGDALLALADERMYAVKRRRHAARLTEAVC
- a CDS encoding carbohydrate ABC transporter permease, whose translation is MTRTAPTSPPRPRRGGSMRRHQARTAYTFLLVPLIFFLIVRFLPTLSALRLSVFDWNILKEQQPFVGLENYERLFADEKFGQSLRNTALYAVIGVPAQIALGLVVALMLNRIQALRGLFRALYFAPYVTPIVAAAWVWQWLFSPQFGPINTFLIWLNIPPQNFLTSPSQALATTAALVVWQNLGFQIVLFLAGLAAIPRSYYEAAEIDGANGTQAFWKITLPLLNPTIVFSVVTGTISYLQLFTQVVNLNFTDQGGPLGSTMTVALYIYQIAFGRYQMGYASAITVVLFVIILAITLIQLRFLTRRYDL
- a CDS encoding carbohydrate kinase family protein yields the protein MTRDLVILGNINVDLIVGPLGEWPQRGTEVLVEELQWRVGGNAGNAAVACAALGTDHAVISTVGNDLAGEWLRRQLPAGPLTWISHPGPTSVTVAVSHPDGERTFLTQLGHLADLRWEVLRPHLPGSHFVLLAGAFLTPELRRQYPELLTHFERAGTQVALDMGWPDGGYTPQLRREVLSWLPRTQHLLINDLEALALADETEVRRAADALAAHLPPEGTLVVKCGASGVVLHHRGRVTVHAAPAVQVSDTVGAGDIWNAAYLHALSRQQGTEAAAGFAVQVASLAVSTQPRRYLTPQ